GCTGCCGCTGTGGGTCAGCAGGTAGTCATCGAGCTCCAGCACCGATACCGCGCCCGGACGGGCGGGCGGCTCGAAGCGGTAGGCGCGAACGACGGGGGCCGCCGCCTCGGGATCCTCCGGGAGCGGACGCACGCCCTCCTGGCGCGCCTTGTGGAAGGTCTGGAGCTTCATGGCATGCAGCGCGAGCAGCTCCGCGGGCGCTGGCGCACTCGCCTCGTGGACGCGCACCTTGACGATCTCCGGGAGCCGGCCCGAGGACTGCCACACGTGCAACCCGGCCTCGCCCTCGAAGAACGGCCGCACGCCCGGACCCACCAGTTTGATCGCGGCGTGTACGGGCTCCTGCATGGACAGGTGCAGGAACTCCCGGAGCTGCCGGGGACCGCCGGACACCACGGCCCCACCGGGCAGGTGCGCGGCGAAGGCCTCGATCTCCCCACGCGAGTGCGCATAGGCCGAGCAGAGCCACCGGGCGAGCAGCGAGCCGGTGGACGCGCCCTGGCGCCACTGGCCGAGCGGGAGCAGCTCCAGCATGACCACGTGCTGATCCGGGCTGGAGAGCCCGCGGAGGATGCGTTGCAGGAAGTAGACCTCCGACAGCGCATCGAGCATCTGCTCGCGGGAGACGGCCTTCACCGGCTCCAACGCGCGCCGGTCGAAGAGCCGGATGCGTGTCCCCTGGGACCAGCGGTCGGCGCCAATCCGCTCCACGCCGAAGCGATCGGCCTCGATCATCTCCCGCTCCGTCTCCTCGGGAGCGCGGGCGAGGGACTCCAGCTGCACCGCGAAGGCCTCCAGGTACATCCGCATCGCATCGAGCGTGAAGAGCGACTCGGCGTGATCCTGCTCCCCCGCCCGCAGGCGCTCCAGGTGGAAGCGGACCTGCTCGGACAGCGCGCCGAGTGCCTCGCTCTCACGCATCTCCTGAACCACCTCGCGCAGCTCGAGCATCTTCTCGCGCAGCCGCGCGATGGGGAGCGACAGGAGCGGCTCCAGCGCGAAACCGTGGGCCAGCGGCTCCCGGGGAATGAGCGCATCGGCCTGCACCTCGAAGCGCCCGTCCCGGGTGTAGAGCTGGAACAACCGCATGAGGGCCTGGGGTCCCCGGATGATGGCATCGGAGAGGACCTGCCCGACCTTCTCCTCCAGGTAGCGCTTCAGCGGCCTCGCGCCCAGGTGGGCATCGAAGGCCTCCTCGACGATGCGCCGCTTCACCGCCTCGTCGGCGGCCACGAAGACGTTGCGGGAGACGAGCCCGTGCCGCGACAGCAGCCGCGCCAGCTCCTTCTCGACGACCTTCTCGCCCACCTCCCGCGACAGCGGCGAGAAGTGCACGATGCGATCGATGCGGTTGAAGAGCTCGGGCGGGAAGAACTCGCGCACGGCCCGGTCCGCATCCAGCTCCAGGGAGCGCGCGTCCGGCGCACCGAGGCCCACCGCCGGCTTGCGCCGGGCCCCGAGGTTGCTCGTCATCACGATGACGGTATGGGTGAAGTCCGCCGTCTCGCCCGAGGCGTCCGTCAGCCGGCCCTCGTCGAACGTCTGCAGCAGCAGGTTGAGCAGCGAGGGGTGCGCCTTCTCGATCTCATCGAGCAGCACGAGCGAGAAGGGTTGCTCGCGGATGAGGCGCGTCAGCCGGCCCTCGGGCTGCCAGGCGTCGCCCGTGAGCCGCGCGACGGCATCCGGCGTCTGGAACTCGCCCATGTCGAGCCGTATCAGGCGCGACGCATCGCCATACAGGTAGCTGGCCAGCGCGCGGGCGAGCTCGGTCTTTCCGGTGCCCGTGGGTCCGGTGAACAGATAGACACCATAGGGGCGCCGGGGATCGGTGAGTCCGGCGTGGATGCGCGCGACGAGATCGCACGCCACCCGCACCGGCTCCAGCTGCCCCATCACCTTGCGCGCCAGGGCCTCGTGGACCTCCTCGGGCACCAGCCGCTCCTGGGGGCGCAGGAGGAAGTCCGGCAGGCCCGTCCTGCGCGAGAGGTGCGCGAAGAGCTCGCCGATGCCCAACTCCCGGCCCGGGCTCCCCTGGTCCGTGGCCAGCTCGCGCAGCAGATCGAGCGCCTTGCCCGGAAGCGCGGACCCGGAGAAGAGCGTCCCCGCCTGCTCCAGCAGCACCGGGAAGAGCGGAGGAGACCAGGCGATGCGGTGCTTGGACTCCAGCTCACGCGCCTCGTGCAGCAGCATGCGGAGCGTCTCGTCGGTGCGGGTGGAGCGCACGTGCACCTGGGTGAAGAGCGCGGCGAAGGACGGGGCGTCCGTCTCCAGCCGCTGGAGCTGCTCGGGCGTCACCGTCCCGGCGAGCGTGAGCTCCCCTCGGGAGAGCGCGCCCTGGAAGAAGAGCGCGAGGTTGGTGTCACTCTCCCGCGAGCGGCCGATGCGGCCGAAGGCATGCAGATCCTCGACGAAGAGGATGCGCCGCCCTCCCCTCGTGTCCTCGAGCACCTTGAGGCAGCGCTGCTCCCAGTCGCCCACGTAGCTCATGCCGGCGATGATCCGCTTGCCGGCGATCGACCAGACCTCGGTCACCTTGTCCAGGTTGCGATGGGTCTGGAAACCCTCGGCTTCGAGCTGCTCGGCCACGAAGCGCTTGAGCAGGGTCCGCTTGCCGCAGCCGGGAGGCCCGACGAGCAGCACCGGTGTGCGCCGCTCGCCTCCGAGCAGGAGCTGGAGTTGCTCGCGATAGGGACTGCGCGGCATGCCGGTGTCGAGCGTGCCCTCGGCGGCCTGGAGGGTGAGGTTCATCCCCAGCTTGTGCAGCACCTGGGTGCCGCCGCCCGACTTCTTCTTCTTCTTGCCGCCACGTTCCCGCCGGTCCTCGGCCTCCAGGTCGTCCCAGGGCCCCTTCTTCTTGCCCAGCTCGTCGAGCAGCGACTTCGGGTGGGCCATGAAGGCGAGCGCCTTGAGGGTGTCCTTGCGGTTGGAGCGCAGCTCATCGTGCTGGTGCGGCTCCAGCTGGGCCCAGGCGCGGGTGAAGAAGAGCTTCGCCTGATCCTCCAGAGAGGCGCCGGTGTCGACCGGGAACCACTCGTGCTGGCGCGAGGGGTGGTAGGCGATGGTCATGAGCTCATCGCGCGTGCGCCAGCGCGGCTCGAGGATGAGGGGAAAGAGGCCCGACAGCCGTGGCGTCTCGGTTCCGGTGCGCACGCGCTTGAAGTCGAGCTCGAGCTGCACCCGCTCCAGGCGGATGCCTCGGGGGAGCTGGAAGTAAGACAGATCCCGGACGGGCAGCTCGCCGATGATGCTCCGGAGCTCCTCCACGAGCTTCTGCTGGAGCTTGACGGTGCTGCGGCCCTCGCGGTCGCGGGTATGCGGGCCGAGCGCGAGCGTGGTCCACCGGTAGCCACCGGAGGCATCGCGGCTCTGGTACACGCCAATGGTGAGGTTCATCGGGCCACCCCCCTGATGGCGTCGAGCGCGAAGGTGAAGCCACTCTCGGGATCGAAGTTCCCGGAGTGTTCGAGGAGAAGGATGTGTTCGAGCAGGATCCGCTCGAGCGCCGGGAAGTGCTCCCAGGGATCCAGCTGAAGCTTGCGAGCGCCATCGCACAGCAAGAGCTCGCCGCCGGGGAGGTACTCACGGACGGCCGGCATCAGCCGCAGCTCCCGGAGCTCCTTGCCGGCCCGTTGCGCCGGAGGGGCGATGGCTGGCAGCTCGAGCTCCTTCTGGAACAGCTGGGTGGACATGGCCACGGGCCTGACGTCGACCAGGACCAGCTCGTCCTGCTCCGTGGGGGGATAGCGATGCAGACCGGCCTCGAGCGCCAGGAAGACCCCCGCGTTCGTGCCGTTGACCAACAGCAGCACCTCCCGGAAGGCACGCGTGGGCGCGGCCAGCTCCCTCCTGAGCTGCTGCGCCCCGAGCAGCTTGTCCTCCCATTTGCGCTTGCGATCGCTGCCCTTGTGGGTGACCGAGACGCGGCCCTCGACCGTCCAGCCGCGCCGGGGCGCATCCTCGAGCAGCGGCACGAGCCAGTGCTCGAGGCCGCGCGTCTCCCCCGCTTCCTGGAGGATCAACGTGATCTGATCCCTCCGGGGCTGGAGCGCGAGCAGCAGGGACGGCATCAACTGGCGGAGGGCCTTCATCTGCTGGAGGGCGTCGTCCACGAAGGGAGCGGCATCCTGCTGCTCGAAGAGCGCCATCAGCGCCAGCTCCTCGGCGGCCAGGAGCGCCGCGCGCAACCGCCGGGCCTCGCTCCAGAGCGCCTCGAGCCGGCTGTGTTCGTGCTGGAGCTGACCCAGCGAGGAGGCCTCGGGCCCACGCAGCTTCTTCTGGTCGCCGCCCTGGGCGAGCTGGGCCACCAGGAAGTGGATCCGCTCCCCGACGTTCTCCACGGCATCCATCCGGAAGAGCAGGTCGAGGGCCCGCCGCTGCTCCTGCAGGTCACGCACGAGGTCGAGCTGGTTGCGCGCCGTCTTCGGACTGCCCTTGGACAGCTCCACGGCGATGCCCCCGGGACGGGAGGCGATCACCACACGTCCCCCCTGGGCCTCGGGCCCGGCCGCGGAGAGCGCGCGGGCGATGGGCACGACGAGCTGCTGGTCCAGGTGCCTGCGCATGGCCCGGGCGCCGTAGGCCTCCTGGTAGCCGGAGGTGGCGAGCGCGGTGGTGATCTCGGGAGGGACGAGCAGCGAGACTCCGCGCTGCATCAACCCGCGCCGCTGCCGCAGCTTGTCCACGCCGAGCCGGGCCACCTCCGCCGCCTGCTCCGAGGTGAGTGGGTGGAAGGGAATGAGCTGGTCGATGCGGTTGACGAACTCGGGGCGGAAGTGCCGGTGCACCTCGCGCACGTAGTACGAGGCGTCATCCACCGAGGTGGCGCCAATGCCCAGCGGGGAGCGGCGGTGCGCCACCCCGAGGTTGCTCGTCATGATGATGATGGCGTTGTGGAACCACGCCGTCTGCCCCCGGGCATCGGTGAGCCGCCCTTCCCCGCACACCTGCAGGAGCAGATCGAAGACGGACGGGTGGGCCTTCTCGATCTCATCGAGCAGGAGCACGCAGAAGGGCTGCTGGCGGACGCGGCGCGTGAGCAGCCCCTCGCCCTGGTTGTTGCCCCGGATGAGCCGTTCGGCGGCCCAGCCATCCATGAACTCGCTCATGTCGAAGCGGAACATCCGCTCCGGCGAGCCGAAGAGGAACGTGGCGAGCAGCCGCGCGAGCTCCGTCTTCCCGACGCCCGTGGGGCCCACGAAGAGGAAGGTGGCCAGCGGTTTGCCCTGGGGCTGGAGCCCCGCCTTCACCATGCACAGCGTCTCCACGACGCGGCGCACCGCCGTCTCCTGGCCGACGAGCTGGCGGCGGAAGTGCGCCTCGACCTCACCGGCGAGCAAGGCGCGGTCCTCGCGCAGCAGGAACTCGGGGACGCCGGTCTTGAGGCTGAAGAGCGAGTACACCCGCTCGCGGGTGAGCAGGGGCACCTCGCCGGTACCGGTGCGCTCCTGTTGCAGGCCCGCGCGCATCTCCTCGTACAAACGTATCGCCTTGCCGGGCAGCGCGCGGCTCGGCAGGTAGCGCTCGGCCAGGTCCACGAGTGGATCCACCGCGTCGTCGGCCAGCGAGGAGCGCGAGGGCTCCTCCTTCCGTTGCCAGACCGTCCGGCTCCGGAGCGCCTCGCGCGTCTGCCGGGTCCCCAGAGGCTCCAGGCGCACGCGCCCGAGCACCGCGAAGAGGCCCGGGTGCCGGTTCTCGAGCAGATCCAACGACTCCGGGGTGAGCTCGCCGAGGAAACGCACCCGGCCCTCCTCCAGGAAGGGCTTCATCGCGCCGGGGATGTCGACGTGCTCCGTGGACTGCTGCGCGAGCAGCTCCCCGAGGTTCTCGAAATACAGGACGGCATCGAGCTCCTGTGCCGCGCGCATGACACGCAGCACGCGCTCCTGCCACTGGCCGAAGCCGGACATCCCGGCGATCAAGCGCGAACCACTCGTGGCGTACACCCGCCGCTCGCGGCCGGCCTTCCGCTCGGCGCGGAGCCACGCGAGGAGCAGCTCCGTCTTGCCCACGAGCTCCGGGCCCACGAGCAGCACGCCCTGCCGCTTCTCGCCGCCGAGCAGGCCGGACAGCAACGCGAGCTCGGTGTCCCGGGCAATGAGGGGCGGTCCATGCCGGGCCTCGTCGCGATCATGCAGGGGCGTGGAGACGGAGAGCAGCACCTGGTGCGCCTGCTCCCGCTTGAGCTTCTCCTCCAGCTTCTTCTTCGCCTGCCGGGCCTTGTCGCTCGCGTCCTGGCGCCGGAGCGCGAGCTGGACGGTCTCGAGCGTCACGGACTTGGGAGGCAGCAGCCGCAGGTACTCATCGGCGGCCGGCTCGCGCGCGGCGAGCAACCGCTCCACGTCCGCGCGCACCGTCTCCCGGACGTCCTGGTTCCTGCCCACGTAGACCGTGTGATCGATCGCCGGGACGAAGACCCAGGTCTCCTCCGGGAGTGGCACGACGATGGCGGCCAGCTCGACGGTGACGGGCTTGACCAGGCGCTTGGGCAGATCGGCGCGGGGCGCGAGGATCTCCAGCATCTCGAGCCGCACCTGCTCGGGGAAGGAGAAGCGGGCCAGCTCCTCGGGCTCCACCCTGGACAGGTGCTCCTCGAGGAACAGGCGCTGCTCGCCCAGACAGGCCTCGAGGGTGGGCGCGTGGCTCGTCAGGGCCGGCGCGGCCACGGGGAACACCTGATGGTCCCCGTTCCAGAGCTGCTGGCAGACGAGCGGCGTGGAGAACTCGAGGGTTCCGGGGACGGCATGGGAAGGGGCCATGAGGTGCCTCGAAGAGGGGTCCGCGTCAGTTCAGCGTCGCGGTCAAGGAGTAGACGCCCGCCGAGCCGGTGAACCCATCCACCCAGAGGTAGTACTTCCCGGGCGGCAGCGAGCCGGTGGAGAGCGTTGCGTCGTAGCTCACGGGCGGGGCCACCGCGCAGGCCAGCTCGTCCGCGTCGCAGCTCGCGCGCAGGTACACCGCCGGCCGGAAGCCCGAGGTGTCCGACGTGACCTTGACGTCGAGCCGCCTCGGCTCCGTGAGCTCGAGGGCGTAGACCACGTCCCGCCCGCCGCTCCCGCCACACGAGCCCTGCGTCGTGGAGAACGCGCTGGCGGTATGGCCACTGGCGGTCGCCACCCTGGCCGTTCCGCCATCGTCTCCGCTCCTGAAGACGAGCGGGAGCGGCTCCTGGCAGAGCGGTGGCGTCAGCGCGGCCCTCAGGGTGTAGCTCGCTCCCCCGCCCGAGCTCGAATCGACCCACAGGTGGTACGTCCCGGCGGCCAACCCGGTGGCTTCGAGGATGGAGGAGGAGGAGCCACAGGCCAGCTCCGGCCCCGACGCACAATCCCCGGAGCGCAGGTACACGTAGCCGGTGCTCGTGGAGGCGCGGAAGTTCAGCGGTGTGGACGTGGTGAACGAATAGACGTGATCGCTGCCCGTGCCACCGCAGCTTCCGCTCGAGTTGTGGAAGCGGGTGGACAGGTTGCCGCGCGCCTCGGCATCACCGCCGAGGGTGCCACCGGAGAACACGAGGGGCTCGGGGCTGGCACACGTATCGCCCGGGGCCGCCGGTGTCAGGCTCGCCGACAGGGTGAACGGGCCAGGGGTGGAGGTGTCGAGCCAGAGGTAATACGTCCCCGGAGGCAGGGCGCCCACCGCGAGGTTCTCGGCCCCGCACGCGAGCTGCGTCCCGGAGCAGGTGGCGCTCCGGAGGGTCAGCCGGTGGCCGGCCGCGCTGGCGCGGAAGTCGAGCGTCTTGGAGGTCGTGAAGGTGTAGACGAGGTCCGGCGTGTTCAGGGTGCCGCACCCCGAGAGATCGTTGTCGAACATGCCCTCCGTGGTG
The sequence above is drawn from the Archangium gephyra genome and encodes:
- a CDS encoding AAA family ATPase, translated to MNLTIGVYQSRDASGGYRWTTLALGPHTRDREGRSTVKLQQKLVEELRSIIGELPVRDLSYFQLPRGIRLERVQLELDFKRVRTGTETPRLSGLFPLILEPRWRTRDELMTIAYHPSRQHEWFPVDTGASLEDQAKLFFTRAWAQLEPHQHDELRSNRKDTLKALAFMAHPKSLLDELGKKKGPWDDLEAEDRRERGGKKKKKSGGGTQVLHKLGMNLTLQAAEGTLDTGMPRSPYREQLQLLLGGERRTPVLLVGPPGCGKRTLLKRFVAEQLEAEGFQTHRNLDKVTEVWSIAGKRIIAGMSYVGDWEQRCLKVLEDTRGGRRILFVEDLHAFGRIGRSRESDTNLALFFQGALSRGELTLAGTVTPEQLQRLETDAPSFAALFTQVHVRSTRTDETLRMLLHEARELESKHRIAWSPPLFPVLLEQAGTLFSGSALPGKALDLLRELATDQGSPGRELGIGELFAHLSRRTGLPDFLLRPQERLVPEEVHEALARKVMGQLEPVRVACDLVARIHAGLTDPRRPYGVYLFTGPTGTGKTELARALASYLYGDASRLIRLDMGEFQTPDAVARLTGDAWQPEGRLTRLIREQPFSLVLLDEIEKAHPSLLNLLLQTFDEGRLTDASGETADFTHTVIVMTSNLGARRKPAVGLGAPDARSLELDADRAVREFFPPELFNRIDRIVHFSPLSREVGEKVVEKELARLLSRHGLVSRNVFVAADEAVKRRIVEEAFDAHLGARPLKRYLEEKVGQVLSDAIIRGPQALMRLFQLYTRDGRFEVQADALIPREPLAHGFALEPLLSLPIARLREKMLELREVVQEMRESEALGALSEQVRFHLERLRAGEQDHAESLFTLDAMRMYLEAFAVQLESLARAPEETEREMIEADRFGVERIGADRWSQGTRIRLFDRRALEPVKAVSREQMLDALSEVYFLQRILRGLSSPDQHVVMLELLPLGQWRQGASTGSLLARWLCSAYAHSRGEIEAFAAHLPGGAVVSGGPRQLREFLHLSMQEPVHAAIKLVGPGVRPFFEGEAGLHVWQSSGRLPEIVKVRVHEASAPAPAELLALHAMKLQTFHKARQEGVRPLPEDPEAAAPVVRAYRFEPPARPGAVSVLELDDYLLTHSGSHRVRTPAEALPALWRLRMSERVTP
- a CDS encoding AAA family ATPase; protein product: MAPSHAVPGTLEFSTPLVCQQLWNGDHQVFPVAAPALTSHAPTLEACLGEQRLFLEEHLSRVEPEELARFSFPEQVRLEMLEILAPRADLPKRLVKPVTVELAAIVVPLPEETWVFVPAIDHTVYVGRNQDVRETVRADVERLLAAREPAADEYLRLLPPKSVTLETVQLALRRQDASDKARQAKKKLEEKLKREQAHQVLLSVSTPLHDRDEARHGPPLIARDTELALLSGLLGGEKRQGVLLVGPELVGKTELLLAWLRAERKAGRERRVYATSGSRLIAGMSGFGQWQERVLRVMRAAQELDAVLYFENLGELLAQQSTEHVDIPGAMKPFLEEGRVRFLGELTPESLDLLENRHPGLFAVLGRVRLEPLGTRQTREALRSRTVWQRKEEPSRSSLADDAVDPLVDLAERYLPSRALPGKAIRLYEEMRAGLQQERTGTGEVPLLTRERVYSLFSLKTGVPEFLLREDRALLAGEVEAHFRRQLVGQETAVRRVVETLCMVKAGLQPQGKPLATFLFVGPTGVGKTELARLLATFLFGSPERMFRFDMSEFMDGWAAERLIRGNNQGEGLLTRRVRQQPFCVLLLDEIEKAHPSVFDLLLQVCGEGRLTDARGQTAWFHNAIIIMTSNLGVAHRRSPLGIGATSVDDASYYVREVHRHFRPEFVNRIDQLIPFHPLTSEQAAEVARLGVDKLRQRRGLMQRGVSLLVPPEITTALATSGYQEAYGARAMRRHLDQQLVVPIARALSAAGPEAQGGRVVIASRPGGIAVELSKGSPKTARNQLDLVRDLQEQRRALDLLFRMDAVENVGERIHFLVAQLAQGGDQKKLRGPEASSLGQLQHEHSRLEALWSEARRLRAALLAAEELALMALFEQQDAAPFVDDALQQMKALRQLMPSLLLALQPRRDQITLILQEAGETRGLEHWLVPLLEDAPRRGWTVEGRVSVTHKGSDRKRKWEDKLLGAQQLRRELAAPTRAFREVLLLVNGTNAGVFLALEAGLHRYPPTEQDELVLVDVRPVAMSTQLFQKELELPAIAPPAQRAGKELRELRLMPAVREYLPGGELLLCDGARKLQLDPWEHFPALERILLEHILLLEHSGNFDPESGFTFALDAIRGVAR